The Dreissena polymorpha isolate Duluth1 chromosome 2, UMN_Dpol_1.0, whole genome shotgun sequence nucleotide sequence TTTATAGCTGATTCAACATGGCCGTTTATACTTAAGGGGCCAGTCGTCGTTTCCGTGACAGATTTGGTTACCCACTCGCGTTTTCTGGTATTCATTCGTTTACACCTGTGATGGTTTTGAAGAAAACTCTGCATCTTTATACATGCTGTAAACATGTCGTTGATTGCATGGTGCTGTTTTTCCAGTCGGTGATTGCACGGTGTTGTTTTTCCAGTCGGTGATTGCATGGCGTTGTTTTCCCAGTCGGTGATtgcatggtgttgtttttccagTCAATGattgcatgttgttgtttttccagtCGGCGATTGCATGGTGTTGTTTTCTAGTCGGTGATtgcatggtgttgtttttccagTCGGTGATtgcatggtgtttttttttcagtcgGTGATtgcatggtgttgtttttccagTCGGTGATtgcatggtgttgtttttccagTCGTTGATTGCATGGCCTTGTTTTTCCAGTTGGTGattgcatgttgttgtttttccagtCGGTGATTGCATGGTGTTGTTTTTTCAGTTGGTGattgcatgttgttgttttttcagtcgGTGATTGCATGGTGTTGTTTCTCCAGTCGGTGATtgcatggtgttgtttttccagTCGGTGATTACATGGTGTTGTTTTCCAGTCATTGATTGCATGGTGTTGTTTTCAGTCATTGATTTCATGGTGTTGTTTTCAGTCGGTGAGATGCTGGGAAAATACACCTACATGACCATGGGCGCAATCGGAACAGCCTTGCTGTGTGGCTCTGTGTATGACTACATCCACAAGAAGTACATAAGTAAGTGCTATCTCCTTTGTAGCTTTCAGCGTGTTATCTTCTTTGTAACTAACTGTGTATTATCTTCTTTGTAACTCATCTTTATAAGGCCATTTCACAAACAACGAGGCTTGGAAACATCATGTAATGGAATTTCAATCTCATTTTGAAACGTGCGCGAATAACATAATATGTTTAATAGTCAGAAAGTGTTGTTGactttttccagattttttttcattgCTTTATAAAAGAGGTTACTGAATTCACATAATTGCTTCTTATgaacaaatatgtttaatttccTTACTGTTGCAATGATGTTACAATGTGTCGTTATCTATCGATTGAACTGTTTTAGCTTTTACTGTTTAAATTGGCGTTTGATATCCTAGTACTTCAAATTGAAAATCATTCGAAACTTTATGCAAAAGTCTCCATAAGTATTATGTAAACATGTTTTAGGATAACACAAACAAGTCCTGTATATgatttaaaaagtgctttatgaaaatatgtttaaaaatatttataattcgATAATCTACAAACTTAAAGGAAAGAAACAATTAGCAAAACATATATtgtatttttgatattatatacacgtgtttttttttcatcttctCTTTTCGCTTCTAATTAGGTAATTATTGATGTTTGCATACCGAAAACGGTCCATTTTCTGTTTCTCTCGTATAGACTGTAGTCCCATCAAGCGCGTGTACGTTCCGGTTGTGTTACCAATGTGCCTGGTGATATGTTACTCCATGGCGACCACCGTCATGTGCATGATATCCAACGTAGAAGCGCCATACATCGCATTTACGTTCTTTACGTTCTTGCGCTCGGCTTTATTCACAGTTGCCGTAGCGTTCGTCGGAGACGCGTAAGTATGTCGTTCAATCGAGGCTAGCTTTAGGCCTACGTTCAATCATATTTTAATGAACCTCCTTTTTCAGCAAATCATCGCTTGAGGTCATCACGCGATACGCTGATACAACATTTTATGCAAAGGGCATATGGatcttgtttgttgttgttgaaaattCATCATATTTATCGAGTCCGCTGACGGAAAGCTCGATATAGCAGTCATAATAGTCGAGTGGATGTGCATGTGAGCTTGTCCGCACAGTAACGCCATTCATCgtgcaatttttaaataacttactaCAATTTTCACCATCATAAGGTGACGTGTCGCGTATAGCACACGTCCCTTACCATAACCGTTTACTACTTACATACGTTTTTGACGCATATGTTGTctcttagaaagtttaatttaattgaagaccttttatactattttcaatttttaaaggctttatttccaaccttcagatactgataagcagcaaacagtataaaacctgaacagactgcgagttactcgcagtctgttatggtattattttgtttgcacatagccatattCACTATGCTTCTGTGTGGAAAAAGGGTTAAAGGTTAAAGCTACAATTTAACAAGATTGggcgtttaattttgtgaataaaataGCTTGTTCGGAACGATACTTTTGCATCAAGTCGTGAATTTTTGAAATTACTGAATAAAATGTTCCACATGTGGAGAAGATATGTGGTGTGCAACATCTGTCTCCCTACCGGACAGGTTAAGTCCATATTACGAGGTTAACcgttcatttttatcataaaacaGCTTTACTGGACTGTTCCTTTGCCAATCATAATGCAATTGTTTAATAACTTACCACGGATGTTCACCATGAAGAGACGGTCTGTCGTGTTTAACAACGTCTCCCTTCCTTACATATTAAGGTCACATCTGAGGTCAAAAGTTAAATGTCTCCATTTAACAGGTTCCATTTTTTCCTGAATGCGACTTCATCAGACATTTTAAACCTTTTAAATTTATCGCAAATGTTTACGACTTGCCATTTGTATCAGCCGACTTTCTTGCtgtaaggtcaatgtcaaaattaGAGGTCAAAGGTGGGTCTAAAATGCAACTTACAGTTCAGATGTAAAATTCCGGCAAATAGCAGTTTGTGtggaatataaattcataatgcaTGAAAAAAGACAATTTACCAGAAATGTTCACAGTGCAGAGGAGGCGTGTCAAGCGGCACTCATTTGCAAAGGTCATGGTCGCAATAAAAGTCAAAGGACATGCATGTGAATTTCACAGCTTGTTAATTTTTTGCAAGCATTATTTGAAATCGGCTTGAAATGTTTTGCACAGGCCTCTAGTTAACAAATCTGGGGAGGAATCAAAATTTAACGTGGCATTCATTGCATCAGTTTATGCTGCATAATGCTTGTTATTAGTCACGGTGGCGTGTGTAAATCCATGTAATTTATGTTATGCCACAGTGTTTAAGAAATGACAtggttttatatatgtataatataatagaatatttaaaattatgattattattgcaGTTGTTTTACTAAATTGTACTGTATAAGAaggctttttttattttaaaaggattaaataaaatgcatcctGATTATACAGTTTATACCCTGTATATATTCATAACAAAGGACGAACGGAAACTTTAGTTAAAAGTAAGTTTTTGGCTGGTCATTCAATGTTTAACTATTGCAGCTTTCCAGTGGATCACTTCGGTGTGATGTTCGGCTTTCTTCAAATGTCTGCGGGTATAGCGGGCCTCGCCCAGTACCCGCTGTTCCAGTGGTACGACGCCTACGCGGGCTCCGCACTTCATGTAAGGACGTATAACTATTACAAAAGcttttttctgggaaaactgggcttcacgCATGAGTGTtataaagtatcgttccagatcgtcctgtgcagtcaacacaggctaatcagggacgacacttgccgcctgaactagatttttattattaagaagctacttcctttaaacgaaagaaGCGGAAAGttcggaccgcacaggctaatgttggaCGACAGTTTACCCCATGCGTTAAGCCCCGTGTTCACATTTATATTTCACATTCTTTCAAGTTCTAATGGATTTGAATGGttgaatacattttcttttatttattactCGCGTGTCTCAGAAACGTCGTGTGTTCAAAACAGTCTGATATCTCAAATATTAAGTGTCAGGCATATGTATCTCTGTTCATGTACTAGTAATTGAGATatctataattaataaaaaagtttactgatATATCTTTGGTTATTTCTACCAGCGAAGCAACAAATACAAATAccaaacatgttttattgtagttttatgtagCATAACATGTTTCGTGTTTTTTAATGTGTGTTTCTCATTTTGTGCTTTTCCTTTAAGTTGAACATAATGCTGCTGGTTCTTCACGCTCTCACCATCATCCATCCCATCATTCTCTACAACCAGGGCATCAGGAACGGGAAATCAGTGACCAACTGAGTTGTATATACCCTCAGTCGTACGCGTTAACGACGCCATCTCAGTTTTTTGCCAAAGCCGGCTCTGGCGAATTTATTCGTCTAACATCGCTATGGGATCAAAAGGACGAGATTGAATGGATTTGCCTTCATTGTCGTTCCGACTTACTAAGAAACTAATGcggattatgattattatttcaatacaaacagTTTATGTTGTCTTACGCTTTTCCTTCGCCCTGTTTGTAAccacattttgaatatttaaggTTAAAGAATTTACAGATTTGTAACAACGTCTTTAAAATTTGTGGTGGCTGGTTTTGCGGATGGAGTACAAGGAGCGCTTCTTATTTCGGTGATCAGACATATATTTTTGACTCGATACGTGTCGGTTTTGGTAATCCTTACCATCATATAGTGAGAACGCGGGCTTCGTCTTTTTTCCATAGTTTTCACATGCAATTGTTCAAATAATTAGTTTGATAACTTTACATGTCTGTTaatttaacccttttatgcctaacgtctagaaaaaaaaggcctttgcaaacagcgaagacccagattagacgccgcatgatgctgcgtctcatcagggtctgcgatgtttgcttgaaggaatttctgtaagaaatattctaaatacatgtatagaaataaatatactagacatccctaattttggaaataaattgatccaatttttaaggatgggagagtccactaggaataaatgggttaagtatgtTAAGATGATGGGGCATGTTTACTATTTGTCGACATTAGGTATTACGAACCGCGATACTGCGGATATTAAACACTGTCTATGCATGTGTCAATGGTGGTATATAAATTAGTCAATAAAATTTCATTTGTGAGgaatgcaaatatatatttttagcatTCTGTATTTCGCTGTATGTAAATGGTTGTTGATTTTTCAGATTTCCATATTTTAGGAGTATTATATACCCGTACCGATTATAAAGCCATTATACAATAAGTGTCATCATGTAGAAATAAATTGTATCTTTTAAGAGATAGTGCGGTTCATTGATTTATGCGCGTGTTTTATAATTGTTCTTGCTAATAAAGTATACTGTGTTTATGATGTTATACTCGTATGGTGCACTTCACCATGCTGCCTGACAAGTGTTCTAGTGTTAAATAATTCAATTAAGCGTTTACTATATTGTTTGCATTTTGATATAAATGGTATATACAAGTGATAATCGTTTATTACTCGTTTTCTTAATGCTAGAACATGTTGAAAAGATAACAAGTTACTCTTATAGTTTCAATTTGAGTTTCACGAAGATGCTTGCATATTTATAAGCATATGCGTATTAACAAGtccattatttatgtttaaatgacaAGTTGACGTTGGTCAAAATTATACTTGTATGGAGTATCTCTTTGACATGTATACAGGGTTGCATTTTCATCACGCTTTCACATGTAGAGTTTATACACAAATGTTTTGGTAACTATTCTTGTACTCTTTGAgtaatttacatttttatgtttacaaCTTCAATGATTGTCCTCATTTGttctgtgtttatgttttttttttatattttaatccgATGTACGTATTAATTAAAAGTGACATAacatcaaatatatgtttatcacatactataccctgtttcccatgtaatacaacaattacatttttttttatattacacatgtgtcatacaacatttttaagcgttttaattggcttagttttcgtttactgaccaatcgcattttgttattttgctgaaatggcgttgcaacgtcaaatgacgtcacgaaatgtaaacaatattcgggattaagcattatgtttgcgtaaatattttttagtcccctaccggtttcaccggaggggacttatggttttgtctcggtccgtccgtccgtcgcacttttctggatcctgcgataactttaaaagttcttaacattttttcattaaacttgaaatatgaatagattgcaatatggacattatgcacgtcatttcattttgttcctacgtcaagaattctggttgctatggcaacatatagactagaattactgctgaaaatggcggttttctggatcctgcgataactttcaaagctcttcatattttttcatgcaacttaaaatatggacagatggcaatatggacattatgcacgtcatttcattttgttcctacgtcaagacttctggttgctatggcaacaaatagactagaaatactgccgaaaatggcggttttctggatcctgcgataactttcaaagttcttcatattttgttcATGCAACTTGCAacacggatagatggcaatatggacattatgcacgtcatttcattttttttcctacgtaaaattgtggttgctatggcaaccccaaaaataataattctgaaaatggtggaatttctgacaatagtggagccggtaggggaccaaaTTTTCCTAGTTTAATTTTAAACTTTCAGCATAATTTAACATTATTCCAAAATAGTTAAAATTATCTACAACTTCAATATTATAACCGTTCAATGCCCATTTAACGTTTTC carries:
- the LOC127867785 gene encoding equilibrative nucleobase transporter 1-like isoform X9 — protein: MAWVPTIARQWKSICSHWSRLSAMQECRLNKRIALWALSKGKVGEMLGKYTYMTMGAIGTALLCGSVYDYIHKKYINCSPIKRVYVPVVLPMCLVICYSMATTVMCMISNVEAPYIAFTFFTFLRSALFTVAVAFVGDAFPVDHFGVMFGFLQMSAGIAGLAQYPLFQWYDAYAGSALHLNIMLLVLHALTIIHPIILYNQGIRNGKSVTN